The proteins below are encoded in one region of Flavobacterium nackdongense:
- the aat gene encoding leucyl/phenylalanyl-tRNA--protein transferase encodes MYFLSEELFFPPVSQAYPDGILAIGGDLSTERLFLAYKSGIFPWFEEGDPIYWWSPNPRMVLFFDELVVSKSMRNILNRNVFRLTFNTSFREVISNCQKIKREGQNGTWITNDMVEAYCKLNEMGIAKSVEVWQNDELVGGLYGIDLGHVFCGESMFSKVSNASKVAFIALANQLKKDNYNLLDCQVYNEHLESLGCREIPRDDFIALLKSK; translated from the coding sequence ATGTATTTTTTATCCGAAGAATTATTTTTCCCACCCGTTTCTCAGGCCTATCCGGACGGAATTCTCGCCATTGGTGGAGATTTATCAACGGAACGTTTATTTTTGGCTTACAAAAGTGGTATTTTTCCCTGGTTTGAAGAAGGGGATCCCATTTATTGGTGGTCGCCTAATCCGAGAATGGTTTTGTTTTTTGACGAATTGGTCGTTTCCAAAAGTATGCGAAACATTCTGAATCGAAATGTTTTCAGGCTGACTTTTAATACGAGTTTTAGAGAAGTGATTTCCAATTGCCAAAAGATAAAACGCGAAGGCCAAAACGGGACTTGGATTACCAATGATATGGTAGAAGCCTATTGCAAATTGAATGAAATGGGCATTGCCAAATCAGTTGAGGTTTGGCAAAACGATGAGTTGGTCGGTGGTTTGTACGGTATCGATTTGGGACATGTTTTTTGTGGCGAAAGTATGTTTTCTAAAGTTTCGAATGCTTCTAAAGTTGCGTTTATAGCTTTGGCAAATCAATTAAAAAAGGATAACTACAACCTTTTGGATTGCCAAGTGTACAACGAACATCTTGAAAGTTTGGGTTGTCGTGAAATACCCAGAGATGATTTTATAGCACTTCTAAAAAGTAAATGA
- a CDS encoding DNA-3-methyladenine glycosylase I encodes MQEPTRCGWCLSSDLYKEYHDKEWGVPVYDDQKLFEFLILETFQAGLSWITILNKRENFQSAFDDFDYKKVANYPEEKIQELILDAGIIRNQLKIRAAVSNALAFMKVQEEFGSFSKYIWGFTDGKPIDNKRQSLKEVPATSPLSDEISKDLKKRGFKFVGSTVVYAHMQATGMVNDHIEDCWRKN; translated from the coding sequence ATGCAAGAACCTACACGATGCGGCTGGTGTTTATCCAGCGATTTGTACAAAGAATACCACGACAAAGAATGGGGTGTTCCAGTTTATGACGACCAAAAATTATTCGAATTCCTGATTCTCGAAACTTTTCAAGCGGGATTGAGTTGGATTACCATCTTAAATAAAAGAGAAAACTTTCAATCTGCTTTTGATGATTTCGATTATAAAAAAGTAGCTAATTATCCTGAAGAAAAAATTCAGGAATTAATACTTGATGCTGGAATTATCCGAAATCAATTGAAGATTCGAGCTGCCGTTTCGAATGCTCTTGCCTTTATGAAAGTGCAGGAAGAATTTGGCAGTTTCAGCAAATATATTTGGGGCTTTACAGACGGAAAACCAATCGACAACAAAAGACAATCCTTAAAAGAAGTTCCTGCTACTTCCCCACTCTCAGACGAAATTAGCAAAGATTTAAAAAAACGTGGATTCAAATTCGTAGGTTCAACCGTAGTATATGCTCATATGCAAGCCACAGGAATGGTCAACGATCACATCGAAGATTGCTGGAGAAAAAATTAA
- a CDS encoding DUF3127 domain-containing protein: MEVTGKIKMIDQTKEVGSAGFKKRDVVVTTDEQYPQHILVQFVQDKCDLLNNFQVGESVKIDINLRGREWTNPQGETVYFNTIQGWRIGKVQAEAAAPVQTPPMPAAAAFPPANSLNEEEPDDLPF; encoded by the coding sequence ATGGAAGTTACAGGAAAAATTAAGATGATCGATCAAACCAAAGAGGTGGGATCAGCAGGTTTCAAAAAAAGAGATGTTGTAGTTACAACAGACGAACAATATCCACAACATATTTTGGTTCAGTTTGTTCAAGACAAATGCGATTTATTGAACAATTTCCAAGTAGGTGAATCGGTGAAAATAGATATCAATTTAAGAGGTCGTGAATGGACAAATCCACAAGGAGAAACTGTTTATTTCAACACTATTCAAGGATGGAGAATTGGAAAAGTTCAGGCTGAGGCTGCGGCTCCAGTTCAAACTCCACCGATGCCAGCAGCGGCTGCATTTCCGCCTGCCAATAGTCTAAACGAGGAAGAGCCAGACGATTTGCCTTTCTAA
- a CDS encoding Rieske (2Fe-2S) protein: MKKYILLLIVFPILFGCSTNSPNNNNPYLPSYQVNTEINLSLPQYSDLKFVSNGVYIPNVGVRGIFVFNTSGTSYNSFDAACPNQALSSCSTMTFKKLDPLDPLKIDKTHVVCACDNAEYSMFSGQSAGKQYPLRQYRVEVNGNVLRVYN, from the coding sequence ATGAAAAAATATATTCTCCTTTTGATTGTCTTTCCTATTCTTTTTGGATGCAGTACCAACTCTCCTAACAACAATAATCCCTACCTACCCAGTTATCAGGTGAACACCGAAATCAATTTGAGTTTACCTCAATATTCGGATCTTAAATTTGTGAGTAATGGGGTTTACATTCCCAATGTAGGCGTTCGCGGTATTTTTGTTTTCAATACTTCTGGTACTTCTTACAACTCCTTTGACGCGGCTTGCCCAAATCAAGCTTTGAGTTCGTGCTCTACTATGACTTTTAAAAAACTAGATCCTTTAGACCCATTAAAGATTGATAAAACTCATGTAGTTTGTGCTTGTGACAATGCCGAATACAGTATGTTTTCAGGTCAAAGTGCGGGCAAACAATATCCTTTGAGACAATATCGAGTGGAAGTAAATGGAAATGTGTTACGGGTTTATAATTAA
- the rpsB gene encoding 30S ribosomal protein S2 → MSNKVEVKELLEAGVHFGHMTRKWDPNMAPYIYMERNGIHIINLYKTAAKIEEANEALKKIAASGRKILFVATKKQAKDIVADKAAACNMPYITERWPGGMLTNFVTIRKAVKKMATIDKMKKDGTFMTLSKKERLQVDRLRAKLEKNLGSIADMSRLPAALFVVDIKAEHIAIKEAQKLNIPVFAMVDTNSDPREVDYVIPANDDASKSIDKILSIVTAAVVDGLSNRGAEADVQPEANAEEVETPVAAVEETEPTAEVEAPATEE, encoded by the coding sequence ATGTCAAACAAAGTAGAAGTAAAAGAATTACTAGAAGCAGGTGTTCATTTCGGACACATGACTAGAAAATGGGATCCAAATATGGCTCCATACATATATATGGAACGTAATGGAATTCACATTATCAATCTATATAAAACTGCTGCAAAAATCGAAGAAGCTAACGAAGCTTTGAAAAAAATTGCAGCATCTGGTAGAAAAATATTATTCGTAGCTACCAAAAAACAAGCTAAAGATATCGTTGCTGACAAAGCAGCAGCTTGTAACATGCCTTACATCACTGAAAGATGGCCAGGCGGAATGTTGACCAACTTCGTAACCATCCGTAAAGCTGTTAAAAAAATGGCTACTATTGATAAGATGAAGAAAGACGGAACATTTATGACGCTTTCTAAAAAAGAGCGTTTGCAAGTAGATCGTCTTCGTGCTAAATTAGAGAAAAACTTAGGCTCAATTGCTGATATGTCCAGACTTCCTGCTGCCTTGTTCGTAGTAGATATCAAAGCGGAACACATTGCTATAAAAGAAGCTCAAAAATTAAACATTCCAGTTTTTGCAATGGTGGATACTAATTCTGACCCAAGAGAGGTAGATTATGTTATCCCTGCCAATGATGATGCTTCTAAATCAATCGACAAAATTTTGTCTATTGTTACCGCTGCAGTTGTTGATGGACTATCGAATAGAGGTGCTGAAGCTGACGTTCAACCTGAAGCCAATGCTGAAGAAGTGGAAACTCCTGTAGCTGCAGTGGAAGAAACTGAGCCAACAGCTGAAGTTGAAGCTCCTGCAACTGAAGAATAA
- a CDS encoding MOSC domain-containing protein, which translates to MNTYSVKELYIYPIKSLAGIRVESAKAEEMGFENDRRWMLIDEHNQFITQRNHPILSQFYPMVIGSKISINHHDKKHEFLINETLNEPLFSKVWDDETQVVEVNKTTSKWFSEALGFDCKLVKINTSGDRKHECTKLNTTINVSLADGYPYMLIGTQSLDFLNEKLEEKITMARFRPNIVISSSVAHEEDSFGEFQIGTVQFKNAKPCGRCIMVNTNPKNAIVKKEPLNTLSTYRKRDNSILFGTNVICLNEGKISVGDALVF; encoded by the coding sequence ATGAATACGTACTCTGTAAAAGAATTGTACATCTACCCCATAAAAAGTCTGGCTGGAATTCGTGTTGAAAGCGCGAAAGCTGAAGAAATGGGTTTTGAAAATGACCGACGTTGGATGTTAATCGACGAACACAATCAGTTTATTACGCAAAGAAACCATCCGATTTTGAGTCAGTTTTATCCGATGGTTATTGGAAGCAAAATTTCTATTAATCATCACGACAAAAAACATGAATTTTTGATAAATGAAACTTTAAATGAGCCTCTATTTTCAAAAGTTTGGGATGACGAAACCCAAGTCGTCGAAGTGAATAAAACGACTTCGAAATGGTTTAGCGAAGCACTTGGTTTCGATTGTAAATTGGTTAAAATCAACACTAGCGGCGACAGAAAACACGAGTGCACAAAGCTGAATACCACCATAAATGTTAGCCTGGCCGATGGCTATCCGTATATGCTAATTGGCACCCAAAGTTTAGATTTTTTAAACGAAAAACTGGAAGAAAAAATTACGATGGCAAGATTTAGACCCAATATTGTCATTAGTAGTTCGGTGGCTCACGAAGAAGACTCGTTTGGCGAGTTCCAAATTGGAACTGTGCAATTCAAAAATGCAAAACCTTGCGGGCGATGTATTATGGTGAATACGAATCCAAAGAATGCCATTGTAAAAAAAGAACCTTTAAATACTTTGAGTACGTATCGAAAAAGAGACAACTCAATTCTTTTTGGAACGAATGTTATCTGTTTGAATGAAGGTAAAATTAGTGTTGGCGATGCTTTGGTTTTTTAA
- a CDS encoding phosphatase PAP2 family protein, whose product MKTKLTTVLFSLSVFMGTAQSKDTINTIKNRDKLSYKQFIVPAALITTGALMVNTALNEDLQKNANNFFGKDFNTSADDYLQFVPIAQIYLGKTFGFKPKNNFKQQTINIIVANTITGAVVFATKNICKEERPDQSDNLSFPSGHTALAFTNAALLYYEYKDSNVWYASSGFLFATATGILRIANNKHYTSDVLAGAGIGLASGLIVSYWNPFQSMTFGKKSKTTAFVYPQIGSEIGLGALIQLN is encoded by the coding sequence ATGAAAACCAAACTCACGACAGTTTTATTCTCTTTATCGGTTTTTATGGGAACTGCCCAATCCAAAGACACGATTAACACAATAAAAAATCGCGACAAACTCTCGTACAAGCAGTTTATAGTTCCTGCTGCACTGATCACAACTGGCGCTTTGATGGTGAACACGGCACTAAATGAGGATTTGCAAAAAAATGCCAACAACTTTTTCGGTAAAGATTTTAATACTAGTGCCGATGATTACCTTCAATTTGTACCTATTGCTCAAATCTATTTAGGAAAAACTTTTGGGTTTAAACCAAAGAACAATTTCAAACAGCAAACGATAAATATAATTGTAGCCAATACCATTACCGGAGCCGTCGTTTTTGCTACAAAAAACATTTGCAAAGAAGAAAGACCCGATCAATCGGACAATTTGAGTTTTCCATCAGGCCATACCGCATTAGCTTTTACAAATGCAGCTTTATTATATTATGAGTACAAAGATTCAAATGTATGGTATGCAAGTAGCGGGTTTTTATTTGCAACGGCCACAGGAATTCTACGAATAGCGAACAACAAACATTACACTTCCGATGTTCTTGCTGGTGCAGGAATCGGATTGGCATCGGGATTGATCGTTTCATATTGGAATCCATTTCAATCGATGACTTTTGGAAAAAAGAGCAAAACAACTGCTTTTGTATATCCACAAATTGGGAGTGAAATTGGCCTAGGAGCCTTAATTCAGCTGAATTGA
- the greA gene encoding transcription elongation factor GreA codes for MTKVSYYTAEGLKKLRDELDQLKSIERPKASQAIADARDKGDLSENAEYDAAKEAQGMLEMRIAKLEEIHSNARLIDETQLDVSKVLVLSNVKIKNQTNGMEMKYTLVAESEADLKTGKLSVTSPIGRGLLGKKVGEVAEISVPNGVLKFEILEVSRD; via the coding sequence ATGACTAAAGTATCTTATTACACTGCCGAAGGATTAAAAAAATTGAGAGACGAATTAGATCAATTAAAAAGTATCGAAAGACCCAAAGCGTCACAAGCCATTGCCGATGCCCGAGATAAAGGAGATTTATCCGAAAATGCCGAATACGATGCCGCCAAAGAAGCACAAGGGATGCTCGAAATGCGAATTGCCAAACTAGAGGAAATTCATTCGAATGCGAGACTTATCGACGAAACACAATTGGATGTTTCTAAAGTGCTTGTTTTGTCGAATGTAAAAATCAAAAACCAAACCAATGGGATGGAAATGAAATATACCCTTGTAGCTGAAAGCGAAGCCGATTTGAAAACAGGAAAACTTTCTGTTACCTCACCAATTGGAAGAGGATTGTTAGGTAAAAAAGTGGGAGAAGTAGCTGAAATTTCAGTACCAAACGGTGTTTTAAAATTTGAAATTCTCGAGGTGTCTAGAGACTAA
- a CDS encoding sensor histidine kinase — protein sequence MHFSKSRNTSRWIIIFASFVIISLILWNTYTFFQIFKQEERLKMNLWANAQKTLINAGENTDLELPLQIFKNNTSIPIMLTENDSIINYINIDEAIAKDPRRSSQFLSGLKSENDPIVIEYVPGKFQYLYYGDSALLNKLKYYPVALLLIIFLFAALVYNFYKSTKMATQNKLWAGMAKETAHQIGTPLTSLVGWVEILKSENVDEATTKEIEKDIERLQTITERFSNIGSEPKLENKDIIEETQKSYDYLQSRFSKQIEFSFKGPEAAVIVLFNPTLHSWTIENLVKNAIDAMKGRGKLALEVLHEGGLVKINISDTGSGIPKNQFKSVFEPGFTTKKRGWGLGLSLTKRIVEEYHKGTIKVLHSEIGKGTTMQVSFKVTELI from the coding sequence ATGCATTTTTCCAAAAGTCGAAACACCAGTCGTTGGATTATTATTTTTGCTTCTTTTGTCATTATTTCATTAATACTTTGGAATACCTATACCTTTTTTCAAATATTCAAACAGGAGGAACGTTTGAAAATGAATCTTTGGGCTAATGCACAAAAAACCCTTATCAATGCAGGCGAAAACACAGATTTAGAATTGCCTTTGCAAATATTTAAAAACAATACTTCTATTCCAATAATGCTTACTGAAAATGACAGTATTATCAATTACATAAATATTGATGAAGCCATTGCCAAAGACCCCAGAAGGTCCAGTCAGTTTTTGTCGGGTTTAAAGAGTGAAAATGACCCCATAGTTATTGAATATGTTCCGGGAAAATTTCAATACTTATACTATGGCGATTCGGCTTTGTTGAATAAACTTAAATACTATCCCGTGGCCTTATTGCTCATTATTTTTTTGTTTGCGGCCTTGGTTTATAATTTTTACAAGAGCACCAAGATGGCGACTCAAAACAAACTTTGGGCAGGAATGGCAAAGGAAACGGCACATCAAATTGGTACGCCGCTTACCTCATTAGTGGGATGGGTAGAAATCCTGAAATCTGAAAATGTCGATGAAGCCACCACCAAGGAAATCGAGAAAGACATTGAACGCTTGCAGACCATTACGGAACGATTTTCGAATATTGGGTCGGAACCCAAATTAGAAAACAAAGATATCATCGAAGAAACTCAGAAATCGTATGACTATTTACAATCCCGATTTTCGAAACAGATTGAATTTTCATTCAAAGGGCCGGAAGCAGCAGTTATCGTGTTATTCAATCCGACATTACACAGCTGGACGATTGAAAATTTAGTCAAAAATGCTATTGATGCGATGAAAGGACGAGGAAAACTAGCCCTTGAAGTATTGCATGAAGGTGGATTGGTCAAAATAAATATTTCGGATACCGGAAGCGGAATTCCTAAAAACCAATTCAAAAGTGTTTTTGAACCTGGATTTACTACCAAAAAACGCGGCTGGGGATTGGGATTGTCTCTAACCAAAAGAATTGTCGAAGAATACCATAAAGGAACCATAAAAGTTTTGCATTCCGAAATAGGCAAAGGCACCACGATGCAAGTAAGTTTTAAGGTAACCGAGTTAATTTAA
- the tsf gene encoding translation elongation factor Ts: MATITAADVNKLRTITGAGMMDCKKALVESDGDFDLAIENLRKKGQKVAANRADRESTEGAVIAIVSADKTTGAIVSLNCETDFVGKNESFIKLAQDFAELALNFDTKEAFLAADFNGITVAEKLIEQTGVIGEKIEIRSFERLNGTFIGSYIHAGNKIATLVALSANIAGADEAARNVAMQAAAMSPIALNEAGVDADTIAKEIEIAKDLLRQEGKPEAMLDNIAKGKLARFFKDNTLVNQDYIKDNKMSVADYVKSLDKDLVVTGFKRAALG, from the coding sequence ATGGCAACAATTACTGCTGCAGACGTTAATAAATTAAGAACAATCACAGGTGCAGGTATGATGGACTGCAAAAAAGCACTTGTAGAATCAGACGGAGATTTCGATTTAGCTATCGAAAACTTACGTAAAAAAGGACAAAAAGTAGCCGCAAACCGCGCAGACAGAGAATCTACTGAAGGTGCTGTTATCGCTATTGTAAGTGCTGACAAAACTACTGGAGCTATCGTTTCTCTCAACTGCGAAACTGACTTCGTAGGTAAAAACGAATCATTCATTAAATTAGCTCAAGATTTTGCTGAATTAGCATTGAATTTTGACACTAAAGAAGCATTTTTAGCTGCTGATTTCAACGGAATTACTGTTGCTGAAAAATTAATCGAGCAAACTGGAGTTATTGGAGAAAAAATCGAAATCCGTTCATTCGAAAGATTAAATGGAACATTCATTGGTTCTTACATTCACGCTGGTAACAAAATCGCCACTTTGGTAGCCTTATCTGCAAACATTGCAGGTGCAGACGAAGCAGCAAGAAACGTAGCAATGCAAGCAGCAGCTATGTCTCCAATTGCTTTGAACGAAGCTGGTGTAGACGCTGACACAATTGCTAAAGAAATCGAAATTGCCAAAGACCTTTTGCGTCAAGAAGGAAAACCAGAAGCAATGTTAGACAATATTGCTAAAGGTAAATTGGCTCGTTTCTTTAAAGACAACACCTTAGTAAACCAAGATTATATCAAAGACAACAAAATGAGCGTTGCTGATTATGTAAAATCTTTAGACAAAGATCTTGTTGTTACAGGTTTCAAAAGAGCCGCATTGGGATAA
- a CDS encoding HIT family protein, translating into MSSIFTKIINGEIPCYKIAEDANFLAFLDVNPNAKGHTLCVPKQEIDKIFDIQDELYLGLMQFSKKIATALEKTVPCNRIGMAVIGLEVPHAHVHLIPLNEMDEMRFQKKVSLTQEEFESLAKEIQANL; encoded by the coding sequence ATGTCGAGCATTTTTACCAAAATCATCAACGGAGAAATACCCTGCTACAAAATAGCAGAAGACGCTAATTTTTTGGCTTTTTTGGATGTAAATCCTAATGCCAAAGGCCATACTTTATGTGTTCCAAAACAAGAAATAGATAAAATTTTCGATATTCAAGATGAACTATATCTAGGTTTGATGCAGTTTTCCAAAAAAATTGCCACCGCACTCGAAAAAACAGTTCCCTGTAATAGAATCGGAATGGCTGTCATAGGTCTCGAAGTGCCTCACGCCCACGTTCATTTGATTCCTTTGAACGAAATGGATGAAATGCGTTTTCAGAAAAAAGTTTCATTGACCCAGGAAGAATTTGAATCCTTAGCCAAAGAAATTCAAGCCAATTTGTAA
- a CDS encoding transglutaminase domain-containing protein, with product MKKYVVSFTLFFSVFSFAQANLGYELLDKKMALIPLQSTTSTQEIAKFIAANFKTDNEKIRAVFYWTASSISYDVANMFAVNFEETPQDRITKTLKTKKGICGDYAAIFNEIANLVGIKSVVISGYTKQNGKIADLAHAWCAAKIDNKWYVFDPTWGSGSLTNGKFVKKINTYYFKGEPSKMITSHMPFDYLWQFLNYPITNTEFYQGKTQINTSKKYFDFENEIAKQSALSEIDQLFESAERVQKNGLKNAMIVAFYENQKKHSTVLRENLNIEKLNQVVAEMNEAVLLLNDFIFYRNNKFKPTFPDEEINRMIQKPREKLIKCQNDIYTVGSTGTDNKANLTAIKKSIESNLALAEEHALFVKNYLSKSKLVRKTMFSKVSWMGVPLN from the coding sequence ATGAAAAAATATGTAGTGAGTTTCACTTTATTTTTTTCTGTATTTAGTTTTGCTCAAGCCAATTTGGGGTATGAACTCCTAGATAAAAAAATGGCTTTGATTCCACTGCAATCCACTACTTCAACTCAGGAAATTGCTAAGTTTATTGCTGCCAATTTCAAAACCGATAACGAAAAAATTCGAGCCGTTTTTTATTGGACCGCGTCCAGCATAAGTTATGATGTGGCCAATATGTTTGCCGTTAATTTTGAAGAAACCCCGCAAGATAGAATTACAAAAACCTTAAAAACAAAAAAAGGGATTTGTGGCGATTATGCAGCGATTTTTAATGAAATAGCCAATTTGGTTGGCATAAAATCGGTTGTTATTTCAGGTTATACTAAGCAAAACGGAAAAATAGCGGATTTAGCCCATGCTTGGTGCGCGGCAAAAATTGATAATAAATGGTATGTTTTTGACCCAACATGGGGCTCAGGATCGTTGACGAATGGTAAGTTTGTCAAGAAAATCAACACTTATTATTTCAAAGGGGAGCCTAGCAAGATGATTACCTCTCATATGCCTTTTGATTATTTATGGCAGTTTTTGAATTATCCCATTACCAATACCGAGTTTTATCAAGGGAAAACTCAAATCAATACATCCAAGAAATACTTCGACTTCGAAAATGAAATAGCCAAACAAAGTGCTTTGTCTGAAATCGATCAGTTATTTGAATCGGCTGAACGTGTGCAAAAAAACGGTTTGAAAAACGCGATGATTGTGGCATTTTATGAAAATCAAAAAAAGCATTCAACGGTACTTCGAGAGAACTTAAATATAGAAAAACTAAATCAGGTAGTGGCCGAAATGAATGAAGCGGTTTTGTTATTAAATGATTTTATTTTTTATAGAAACAACAAGTTCAAACCCACTTTTCCTGACGAAGAAATCAATAGGATGATCCAAAAACCTAGAGAAAAACTAATCAAATGTCAAAATGATATTTATACCGTTGGTTCAACAGGTACCGACAACAAAGCCAATTTAACGGCGATAAAAAAATCGATAGAATCGAACTTGGCATTGGCCGAAGAGCACGCTTTGTTTGTGAAAAACTATTTGAGTAAGTCTAAATTGGTTCGTAAAACGATGTTCTCGAAAGTGTCCTGGATGGGAGTTCCCTTAAATTAA